The Juglans microcarpa x Juglans regia isolate MS1-56 chromosome 8S, Jm3101_v1.0, whole genome shotgun sequence genome has a window encoding:
- the LOC121244611 gene encoding probable serine/threonine-protein kinase At1g01540 yields the protein MTEYTFLNDQLSKRTSIFGLRLWVVLGICVGAAIVLMLFLISLWFTSRHKSSSSSPSSSSKPVNKSSLNPTIPSVSKEIQEIRTDPSHNPTHPHLDQNPNAYQQASNSDPLPEPEPLCRAQPLLLPPEEESPLGLRNRIHIEIGKDHRISYPERAGGSSHGSGEAKSGDQAIIAVPEVSHLGWGHWYTLRELEVSTNGFADGNVIGEGGYGIVYRGVLEDNTMVAVKNLLNNRGQAEKEFKVEVEAIGRVRHKNLVRLLGYCAEGAHRILVYEYVDNGNLEQWIHGDVGPSSPLTWEIRMNIILGTAKGLTYLHEGLEPKVVHRDIKSSNILLDKQWNPKVSDFGLAKLLGSERSYVTTRVMGTFGYVAPEYASTGMLNERSDVYSFGILLMEIISGRNPVDYSRPAGEVNLVEWLKAMVTNQKAEGVLDPRLPEKPSSRALKRALLVALRCVDPNAQKRPKMGHVIHMLEADEFPFRDDRRAGRIQQDCTKEKQVNESGDSSGYESGARANRSLWRKDVPEER from the exons ATGACTGAGTATACGTTCTTAAACGATCAGCTCTCAAAGCGTACCTCCATTTTCGGTCTTCGCTTGTGGGTAGTGCTTGGTATATGCGTAGGTGCAGCCATAGTTCTCATGCTCTTCCTTATATCTCTCTGGTTCACGTCAAGGCACAAAAGTTCTTCCTcgtctccttcttcttcttcaaagcCCGTTAACAAGTCCTCTTTGAATCCCACCATCCCAAGCGTCTCCAAAGAAATCCAAGAAATCCGAACCGACCCTTCACACAACCCAACCCACCCCCACCTGGACCAAAACCCAAATGCTTACCAGCAGGCGTCTAACTCGGATCCATTGCCGGAACCGGAGCCGTTGTGTAGAGCTCAACCCCTGCTTCTTCCGCCAGAGGAAGAGAGCCCGCTAGGTTTGCGGAACAGAATTCACATAGAAATCGGGAAAGATCATCGGATTTCGTACCCTGAGCGTGCTGGAGGCTCCTCTCATGGCAGCGGAGAGGCCAAGTCCGGCGACCAGGCAATCATTGCGGTGCCGGAGGTCTCTCATTTGGGCTGGGGTCACTGGTACACTCTCAGAGAGCTTGAGGTGTCCACTAATGGGTTTGCTGATGGGAATGTGATCGGTGAGGGTGGGTATGGGATTGTCTACAGGGGTGTGTTGGAGGATAATACCATGGTTGCAGTTAAGAATTTGCTCAATAACAG GGGACAAGCTGAGAAGGAGTTTAAGGTTGAAGTTGAAGCAATTGGACGTGTTCGGCATAAGAATTTAGTGAGATTGCTTGGTTATTGTGCTGAAGGAGCCCATAG GATACTTGTTTATGAGTATGTTGACAATGGAAACCTAGAACAATGGATCCATGGAGATGTTGGGCCTTCCAGCCCTCTTACTTGGGAGATTCGAATGAATATAATACTTGGAACTGCAAAAGG GTTGACATACCTGCACGAGGGTCTTGAGCCCAAGGTTGTTCACCGTGATATAAAATCAAGCAACATCTTGCTTGATAAGCAGTGGAATCCGAAGGTCTCTGACTTTGGCCTAGCAAAGCTCTTGGGCTCAGAGAGGAGTTATGTGACAACCCGTGTGATGGGAACTTTCGG ATATGTAGCTCCAGAATATGCCAGTACCGGCATGTTGAATGAAAGAAGTGATGTATATAGTTTTGGGATTCTTCTGATGGAGATCATTTCTGGGAGAAACCCAGTAGACTATAGTCGCCCTGCTGGGGAG GTGAACCTAGTTGAGTGGCTTAAAGCCATGGTTACAAATCAGAAGGCAGAGGGAGTTTTGGATCCTAGGCTACCAGAGAAACCTTCTTCAAGGGCTCTGAAGCGTGCTCTGCTAGTGGCTTTGCGCTGTGTGGATCCAAATGCTCAGAAAAGGCCAAAGATGGGGCATGTGATACATATGCTCGAGGCTGATGAGTTCCCTTTCCGTGAT GACCGTAGAGCTGGACGCATACAACAGGATTGTACGAAGGAGAAGCAAGTAAATGAATCCGGGGACAGTAGCGGATATGAAAGTGGTGCTCGAGCCAATAGATCTCTATGGAGAAAGGATGTGCCTGAAGAGCGGTAG